One window of the Haloarcula halobia genome contains the following:
- a CDS encoding HEWD family protein — MAEIAPPRERVCERCGRHDVWDDSTVGWVIAVEDGEKEAGSPYCLHEWDISGSYNPLA; from the coding sequence ATGGCAGAAATCGCACCCCCACGGGAGCGGGTCTGTGAACGGTGCGGGCGACACGACGTGTGGGACGACAGCACGGTCGGCTGGGTCATCGCCGTCGAGGACGGCGAGAAGGAGGCCGGCAGCCCCTACTGCCTGCACGAGTGGGACATCAGCGGGTCCTACAACCCGCTCGCCTGA
- a CDS encoding PadR family transcriptional regulator — translation MHDLTGFQRDLLYVIAGLDEPHGLAIKEELEEYYEGGVNHGRLYPNLDTLVEKGLVEKGQLDRRTNFYTLTQRGLRELDARQDWEAQYVSA, via the coding sequence ATGCATGACCTGACTGGTTTTCAACGTGACCTGTTGTACGTGATCGCCGGGCTGGACGAACCCCACGGCCTCGCCATCAAAGAGGAACTCGAGGAGTACTACGAGGGGGGCGTCAACCACGGGCGACTCTACCCGAACCTCGACACACTGGTCGAGAAGGGGCTCGTAGAGAAGGGCCAGCTCGACAGACGGACGAACTTCTATACGCTGACCCAGCGAGGGCTGCGGGAGCTCGACGCCCGGCAGGACTGGGAAGCGCAGTACGTCTCGGCGTAA